DNA from Asanoa sp. WMMD1127:
TTGCAACGCGCAACAGGGCCGGTGGGCCGACGAGGTGTCGCGCATCGAGCGCGAGATCTCCGAGATCCGACGCAAGGACATCCAGCTCGTCCGTGAGCAGCGGCTGCTGGCACAGCGGATGCAGGCCGCGCAGTTCCAGCGCGACATCCTCAACGCGGCCAACCAGGAGCGGCTCAAGGAGCAGATCAAGAAGCCGCGCAAGGTGCTGCGCAAGCGGGTGTTCCGCCGCCCGCCGACCGCGGACCCCACCGGCCCGCGGATTCCCCGACAGCAGCCCGCCGGGGGCACGCCACCGACACCGGAGCCGCCTCCGCCGCCGCGGGTGCAGGACCTCGACGACGACGGCGTACGCGAAGAGGCCTCCACCCGCGAGATCCAGAACGTCTATCTCGGCCTGGGCGCCCTGCTCCTGGGCGTGGCGGCGGTCGTGTTCGCCGGTGTCACGCCCTACGCGATCCCCCGGCTCGTGATCCTGGCCGGCGCCGCCGCCCTGATGCTGGGCGTCGCGCCGTTCGTGCGGGCCCGACGGCTGAGCTCGACCGCCGAGACCATCTCCGCGGTCGGCCTAGTGCTGGTGCCGCTGATCGGCTACGCCTTCTGGCTCGTGCCGGACGTGCGCGTCGGGCCGGTGCCGGGCGACGTGTTCGCCGGGATCGTGTTCGCGGTGACAGCGGCCATCGCGGCGGTCTACGCGAGCGCCACCGGGCTGAGCGTGCCGCGGTACGGGACCGTGCTCGCCCTCCAACCGGTGATCCCGCTGCTCACCCACCGGTGGATCGAGGGGCCGACGGGTTGGGCCTTCTCGCTCGCGGCGGTGGCCGCGCTGGACATCTGGCTGGGCCGGCAGTACGCCGCGTTCGGCGCCCTCGTCCCCCCGGCCTGGTCGGCCCGGCTGGTCCCGCCGGCCGACGAGCCCCCACCCACAGCCGCCGGGCGGTTCTGGCGGCGTGCCGACGGTTCGGGCGCGGACGGGTCGGCAACCGTCGCGGAGCCTTCCCGGCGAACCGACGCTCCGGCCGGTGATTCGCCCGCCGCTGGCGGGCGCTTCTGGCGCCGTTCCGAGGGCCCGGCCGATGTGGGGCCGATTTCTGGGAAGCGGGGGACCACCGGGCGTGCGTGGCGGCGTTCGGACGACGCCACCGATGAGCCGGCGACCGGCGGCCCGTCCGGGGCGGTTCCGGCCACGGGCGGCCCCAAGGTGTCGCGGATCGTGTCCTCACCGATCCCGCCCAAGCAGCGCACCGACGAGGCGCCGGCCGAGCCCACGGGCAAAGCCGCGACGGAACCGGCGGGCGGCCCGGACCAAGGCCCGACGGCTGGTCCGACACCGGAGACTGCGGCGACGCCGAAGGAAGGTGCGGCCGCCGGGCCAACCCCGAACGCCGGCGCGACGCCGACGAAGGCCGCGGACGCCGGGCCAACTCCGGAGGCCGCCCCGACGCCGAAGGACGCGGCAGAGCCGCGGCGTCGGCCCGAAGGGGCCGCCGAGGAAGACGAGGTGTTGATCGACGCCGGCCCGGTCGACGCGCCGGTGTCCGGACCGCCGCCGCAGACCGAGGTCGCCGCCCGCTGGCTGCGCGAGATGTCGTGGGTGCTGTTCGGCATCGCGATCGGTGCCGCGCTCATCTACGCCGTGGCCGGGCTCGTCGACGCCCGCACCCTGCCAGCCGCCACCGTGGCCGGCATCGCGCTGGTCACCGCCGCCGGTGTCGGCCTGATCGGCTCGATGTCGCTGCGCCACCGGCCCCTGCCCGACGTTGCCGGCGGCATCATGACGCTGGCCATCGTCGGCGCCGCCGGTCGGGTCGCCGCGGTCGCGATGCCCGGGCACGCGCTCGTCGTGATGGCGGCGATCATCGTGCTGATCGGCTTCGCGATACGTGCGCTGCCCGACGACGCCAGAAAGGGCCCGCAGCTCGCCTCGACCGCGGCGCTGCTGGTGATCGGCATGGTGGTCGCCGGCAACACGCTGCGCGCCGCGATCGCGCCGATCGACGCCGCGCTGCCGATGTGGGGCGCGGACCTGACGGCGTACGACGCTCGCCTGGACGCCGCCATCGGCTCCGCGCAGTGGCAGCTCGCGGTCGCCGCCGCGCTGCTCACGGTCGCCGCCGTGCTGGCCGCGCCGGCGGAGATCCGGCGGGAGCTCGCCGTCGCGGGCGCCGCGCTGACCGCCCTCGCCGCGCCCGCCTCGTTCGACCTCAGCTGGGCCGCCGCGCCGTGGCCGCCGGCGATAGCCGCCATCGCCATCGGTGTGGCCGGGCTCTGGGCCCGCACCCCGCGAGCCGGCGCCGCCCACGCCGTCGGCGCGGCCCTGGTCGGGCTGGCCGCCGCCGGCGCCTCCGCGGCCCGGCCGTCGCTCAGCGCCGCGGTGCTGTTCGTGATCGCGGCCAGCGGCGCGCTGATCGCCGCGGCCGCCCGCAGCGCCCCGCTCCGCTCGCAGAACGCGGGCGCCGAGCCGGTCGGCGAGTGGGCCGCCGGGGGCGCCGCGTTCGCCTTCCCGGGCGCGGTGGCGAGCTTCGTCGCCGCTACCGTGCCGGCCAACGCGGCCACGGTGCCGATCCTGGCCACCGCCTTCCTCGCCGTCTGCGCCACGCTGAGCTTCGCGGCGCTCAACCAGGTCGCCGAGCGGCAGCTCAGCGTCCCGCTGACGGCGGGCACCGGGCTCGGGGCGATCACCGTGGCGATCACGGCGTTCGCCGCGAGCCAGTCCACCGTCGCCGACAAGCTGGTCGGCGCGCTGATGCTGGTCGCCGCCGTGCTGCTGTTCCTGGCCCCGTCGATCGACCACGGCCGGCGGGCCGACCGGATGCTGGACGGCGCCGACTTCGCGTCGGCCGCGGCGACCACGGCGCTGATCGGCGCGCTGGCCCGCATCGCCGCGATCCTCGCGCCGGGCGGCGAGATCGCCACGGTGGCCGCGATGATCCTAGTGGTGGCGATCGTCGTCCGGGCGCTGCCGGAAGGCTGGCGGCGCGGTCCGGCGCTCGGCATCGCCGTCGGCGGGGGCGTGATCGCGGCGATCGCCGGCTACCAGTGCCTGGCCGGCGGGCTGCGCATCCTGGCGACCCCGGGCGCGCTCTGGTCGGCCGACCTCAGCCAGTGGCCCGGCAGCACCGACGCGGGCGGCGCCTGGCAGGCCCCGGTCGCCCTGGTGCTGCTCGCCGGCGCGGCCGCGATCGTGCTGCCCCGCCCCTGGTCCTACGACGTCGCCGCGGTCTTCGTCGGTCTCGCCACGATCGGGGCGCCGGCCGCGCTCGGGCTGCCGTGGTACTCCCCGATCATCGTCGGCGGCGCGGTCGCCACCATCTACGGCGTGGCCGCGGTGATGGCCGCCGACCCGCGGGCCGGGCTGGCCCGCATCTGGGTGGCCGCTGCCGTCGCGCTGCACGCCGTCGGCGCCAGCGTGGTGCGCCCGTGGACCACCGCGGCCGCGCTCGCCATCATCGTGCTGATCGGCGGGGTGGTCGCCGCCCTCGCCGGCAACGTCGTCGCCACCCCGCCCGGGGAGCCCCGCGAGCCGGTGGCCACGGGCGGAGGCACCGGCGCGACCACCGAGTCGTCGGGCTATCCGGGCGCGGAAGCGGCCCCACCCGTCGGCG
Protein-coding regions in this window:
- a CDS encoding permease, with the translated sequence MSRIEREISEIRRKDIQLVREQRLLAQRMQAAQFQRDILNAANQERLKEQIKKPRKVLRKRVFRRPPTADPTGPRIPRQQPAGGTPPTPEPPPPPRVQDLDDDGVREEASTREIQNVYLGLGALLLGVAAVVFAGVTPYAIPRLVILAGAAALMLGVAPFVRARRLSSTAETISAVGLVLVPLIGYAFWLVPDVRVGPVPGDVFAGIVFAVTAAIAAVYASATGLSVPRYGTVLALQPVIPLLTHRWIEGPTGWAFSLAAVAALDIWLGRQYAAFGALVPPAWSARLVPPADEPPPTAAGRFWRRADGSGADGSATVAEPSRRTDAPAGDSPAAGGRFWRRSEGPADVGPISGKRGTTGRAWRRSDDATDEPATGGPSGAVPATGGPKVSRIVSSPIPPKQRTDEAPAEPTGKAATEPAGGPDQGPTAGPTPETAATPKEGAAAGPTPNAGATPTKAADAGPTPEAAPTPKDAAEPRRRPEGAAEEDEVLIDAGPVDAPVSGPPPQTEVAARWLREMSWVLFGIAIGAALIYAVAGLVDARTLPAATVAGIALVTAAGVGLIGSMSLRHRPLPDVAGGIMTLAIVGAAGRVAAVAMPGHALVVMAAIIVLIGFAIRALPDDARKGPQLASTAALLVIGMVVAGNTLRAAIAPIDAALPMWGADLTAYDARLDAAIGSAQWQLAVAAALLTVAAVLAAPAEIRRELAVAGAALTALAAPASFDLSWAAAPWPPAIAAIAIGVAGLWARTPRAGAAHAVGAALVGLAAAGASAARPSLSAAVLFVIAASGALIAAAARSAPLRSQNAGAEPVGEWAAGGAAFAFPGAVASFVAATVPANAATVPILATAFLAVCATLSFAALNQVAERQLSVPLTAGTGLGAITVAITAFAASQSTVADKLVGALMLVAAVLLFLAPSIDHGRRADRMLDGADFASAAATTALIGALARIAAILAPGGEIATVAAMILVVAIVVRALPEGWRRGPALGIAVGGGVIAAIAGYQCLAGGLRILATPGALWSADLSQWPGSTDAGGAWQAPVALVLLAGAAAIVLPRPWSYDVAAVFVGLATIGAPAALGLPWYSPIIVGGAVATIYGVAAVMAADPRAGLARIWVAAAVALHAVGASVVRPWTTAAALAIIVLIGGVVAALAGNVVATPPGEPREPVATGGGTGATTESSGYPGAEAAPPVGAERIVVDNGVGVGAGAATATMTRPRPTPTGAAVAAPAEVAAAPPHLSTIGGLALGGALLALPGALAGFAASMGSSAVVVLTAALAGSSLGMAVLAASRTRMAPFLSYASVGLAGGATVTAGTALATNVSPGVYAAGAAMLGILAELLRSTAPPSGEIDSARRWSAAGSGLWRRVPGGFGRRWSLDPAMGALLLAVPGVLFALYALGPALIAALIDPLQVLNGVWEGPPAALLDPPPGAVEPSNVLAALLLTLAAGLAALAFSGGRPLRAVPVALPGIAVTILITPVSLGYGWPHSTRAALAVFAVAMLGLALTPPPPESELAQSLRTARIATFVIGLAAGNAGLVGSLATRAMTLLTLGSAVLVGAIAALYGRTERSRILGWLFAAIMGQAFVLTVGLVGGLPRTTSAFGVLAVGAALLIGAALLPRLRRPEASREATTVEWSGYAGGLIAFALAFDSRPHLAGLLAAWGAVLGVAAGRPGRQASRRRVIFYTALGCEVAAWWLLMDLAEVRLLEAYTLPFAAVALVAGLIELRQRPSLGSWVAYGPALVAAFLPTTVIVLIGDTTDTRELLLLVGAAATLVFGSMVKQQAPFIVGAVVTAISAIHFTVTRVGPYYVVLPIGVILLILGASNENRRRAQERIRSLGRMR